Proteins co-encoded in one Streptococcus pyogenes genomic window:
- the yfmF gene encoding EF-P 5-aminopentanol modification-associated protein YfmF: protein MKIVQGVQLHLIKTKQFKTNHITFRFSGDLNQKTVAKRVLVAQMLATANECYPTVRQFREKLARLYGASLSTNVLTKGLVHIVDIDITFIQDRYACNGEKILDEMIQFLKDILFSPLLSIAQYQPKVFETEKNNLINYIESDREDSFYYSSLKVKELFYCNKNLQMSEYGSPELIAKETAYTSYQEFHKMLNEDQIDIFILGDFDDYRVVQLIHQFPLDNRNKNLNFFHLQNSVNIIKESIEKRAVHQSILQLAYHFPSVFGQRDYYALVLLNGLLGSFAHSRLFIKIREEEGLAYSIGCRFDSYTGLFEIYTGIDSQHRTKTLQLIIQELNAIKMGRFSEQLIKKTRSMLLNNALLSEDYNKNIIERIYRSSYIDSSYSIKNWIKGVNEVNKADIIKVANLLKLQTVYFLEGI, encoded by the coding sequence ATGAAAATTGTTCAGGGAGTACAACTTCATCTGATTAAGACCAAACAGTTTAAAACCAATCATATTACCTTTCGTTTTTCAGGTGATTTGAACCAAAAAACAGTAGCAAAAAGAGTCTTAGTGGCACAGATGTTAGCAACAGCTAATGAGTGTTATCCAACTGTTAGGCAGTTTAGAGAAAAATTAGCACGACTTTATGGAGCTAGCTTGTCAACTAACGTGTTAACAAAAGGGTTAGTTCATATTGTGGATATCGATATTACTTTTATTCAAGATAGATATGCTTGCAATGGGGAAAAAATACTAGATGAAATGATTCAGTTTTTAAAAGATATCTTGTTCTCACCCCTATTATCCATCGCCCAGTATCAGCCTAAAGTTTTTGAGACTGAAAAAAATAATTTGATTAACTACATCGAGTCAGATAGAGAGGATTCTTTTTACTACAGCTCTCTTAAGGTAAAAGAATTGTTTTATTGTAATAAGAATCTACAAATGTCAGAATATGGTAGCCCAGAACTAATTGCAAAAGAGACTGCCTATACTAGCTATCAAGAATTTCATAAAATGCTCAATGAAGATCAGATTGATATTTTCATTTTAGGAGATTTTGATGATTATCGCGTTGTTCAGCTAATTCATCAATTTCCACTTGATAACCGAAATAAAAACCTAAATTTCTTTCATTTACAAAATTCTGTCAATATTATTAAAGAATCTATTGAAAAAAGAGCAGTTCATCAATCTATTTTACAATTAGCTTATCACTTCCCTTCAGTTTTTGGACAACGTGACTATTATGCTTTAGTTCTTTTAAATGGGTTGTTAGGCTCTTTTGCACATTCCCGTCTCTTTATAAAAATTAGAGAAGAAGAAGGACTTGCTTATAGTATAGGGTGTCGTTTTGATAGTTATACAGGATTATTTGAAATTTATACTGGAATTGACAGTCAACATCGCACTAAAACGTTACAACTAATCATCCAAGAATTAAATGCCATTAAAATGGGACGATTCTCAGAACAATTGATTAAAAAGACCAGATCGATGTTGTTGAATAATGCCTTATTATCAGAAGATTATAATAAAAATATAATTGAAAGAATATACAGATCTTCTTACATTGATTCTTCTTATTCTATTAAAAATTGGATTAAAGGGGTTAATGAAGTTAATAAAGCAGATATCATTAAAGTAGCTAATCTTTTAAAGCTTCAAACTGTCTATTTTTTAGAAGGAATATAA
- the yfmH gene encoding EF-P 5-aminopentanol modification-associated protein YfmH, whose protein sequence is MTKLVKINYPNIDEDLYYVKLENGLTVYFIKKIGFLEKTAMLTVGFGSLDNKLTVDDESRDAPAGIAHFLEHKLFEDESGGDISLKFTQLGAETNAFTTFNQTSFFFSTASKFQENLELLQYFVLSANITDESVSREKKIIGQEIDMYQDDADYRAYSGILQNLFPKTSLANDIAGSKASIQKITKILLETHHTYFYQPTNMSLFIVGDIDIDETFLAIQRFQTTLSYPDRKRVTVDPLHYYPVIKSSSVDMDVTTAKLVVGFRGYLTLTQHSLLTYRIALKLFLSMLIGWTSKIYHTLYEDGKIDDSFDVDVEIHHNFQFVLISLDTPEPIAMSNYIRQKLATIKISKEFTNEHLNLLKKEMYGDFIQSLDSIEHLTHQFSLYLSDSDKETYFDIPKIIERLTLKDVVTIGKAFFEKADASDFTVFPK, encoded by the coding sequence ATGACAAAATTAGTAAAGATAAACTATCCTAATATTGACGAAGACCTTTACTATGTAAAATTAGAAAATGGTTTAACTGTTTATTTTATAAAAAAAATAGGGTTTTTAGAAAAAACAGCTATGTTGACAGTAGGTTTCGGTTCTCTTGACAATAAGTTGACAGTCGATGACGAATCACGAGATGCTCCAGCAGGTATTGCACACTTTTTAGAACATAAACTCTTTGAAGATGAATCAGGTGGAGATATTTCATTAAAGTTTACACAGCTAGGAGCAGAGACAAATGCCTTTACAACTTTCAACCAAACGAGTTTCTTCTTTTCAACAGCTAGTAAATTTCAGGAAAATTTGGAACTCCTTCAATATTTTGTTCTTTCTGCTAATATAACAGATGAATCTGTTAGTAGAGAAAAAAAAATAATCGGGCAAGAAATTGATATGTATCAAGATGATGCTGACTACCGTGCATATAGTGGAATCCTTCAGAACTTATTTCCAAAAACAAGTTTAGCTAATGATATTGCTGGCTCAAAAGCATCCATTCAAAAGATCACGAAAATATTATTGGAAACGCATCATACTTATTTTTACCAACCTACTAATATGAGTCTATTCATTGTCGGTGATATTGATATTGACGAAACTTTTTTAGCTATTCAAAGGTTTCAAACCACATTATCCTATCCAGATAGAAAAAGGGTAACTGTTGATCCTTTACACTACTATCCTGTCATTAAATCATCTTCTGTTGACATGGATGTTACTACTGCCAAGCTGGTTGTTGGTTTTCGAGGGTATCTGACCTTAACTCAGCATTCACTATTAACGTATCGTATTGCCTTGAAGCTATTTTTATCAATGCTTATAGGTTGGACTTCTAAAATCTATCATACGCTATATGAAGATGGTAAAATAGACGATTCATTTGATGTGGATGTTGAAATTCATCATAATTTTCAATTTGTATTAATATCACTTGATACACCAGAGCCTATCGCAATGTCTAACTATATCCGTCAAAAATTAGCTACTATAAAGATATCAAAAGAGTTTACAAATGAGCACTTAAATCTATTAAAAAAAGAAATGTATGGTGACTTTATTCAGAGTTTAGACTCTATAGAACATTTAACCCATCAGTTCAGTCTATACCTGTCTGATTCTGATAAAGAAACATATTTTGATATTCCAAAAATTATAGAAAGACTCACTCTAAAAGATGTTGTTACAATTGGAAAAGCATTTTTTGAAAAAGCTGATGCTTCAGACTTCACAGTCTTCCCAAAATAG